In Chlorobiota bacterium, the sequence GCTTCCCGAAGCACGCAATCCACAAGGGGATGAGTTGGAGTATGAACGATTGCGGGCGATTGTGGAACGCGCCGCCGCCGCGCAGCCATCGGCCCAAGAAATGCGTGATGCAATCTTCGAAGGAATCAATAAGTTTACCGACGGCGAAAGCCTTGTGGACGACACCACGTTGGTGGTGGTGCGGTGGCGGTAGCGATGCGGCAGTTCTTCAGAATGAACATTTTTCCTCCCAACAGCAACACAATGAACCAGTTTACGATAGCCACACGCGATAACCCTCCGGTCCAGGTTGTGGACCTGAACGGATATCTGGATGCGCACACCGCACCGCAGCTTGAACAAACCTTGCAGCGGTTGGTAAGCGACAAGAACTACAACATCATTGTCAATTTCCGGGACCTCACCTATATCTCAAGTGCCGGGCTGGGGGTCTTCATGGCGTTTATTGAAGACGTTCGCGGCAACCAAGGGGATATCAAGTTGGCAGGGATGTCGCCAAAGGTCTATAACGTCTTCGACTTGCTTGGGTTCCCGATGCTGTATGAGATTTATGACGACGAGCACCAAGCACGGCAGCAGTTTATCGAGCGTAATGAAGCGATTGGCTAACAGCAGAATGCAGAACAAGCCCGACCATACCACCATCTGCTTCCGGCAAGACGTTCCCACACGCACCGAAGAGCTGCACCATATCCGCCAGGTTGTGGAAGCCGAAGCCCTACGGTTCGGATTCGATGAGCAGACCGCTTTCCAACTTGCACTGGCCGTTGACGAAGCCTGCACCAACATCATCAAACACTCCTACGGCGGCGACCCCTCGCAGTCGTTCGAGTTCGAGATTAGCACGGCGGATGATTCGTTCGTGATCTCCCTTACCGATCGCGGAAAAACCTTCAACCCCAAAGGGCTGCCGCAGTTGGATATGCAGCGGTATTTCGAGCAGATGCGGCGTGGCGGTTTGGGGGTCCATATCATCCATCTGGTGATGGACGATGTTGATTACACCACCGCCACCAACCACAGCAACCTACTCCGGATGATTAAGCATTTGCAGGAAGAATAGCCGTGGCGGCATCGGCCAAGCAGCTATTGCCCCGCAGTATTCACCCCGCCTTCTCCCTCCCCTTCTTCCGCTCGGGCATCCTCTCTCCCGCCTCCAATTTCACCCGTCTCCAATCTCAGGCTCTATCTTTCTCCCTCGTTAATCATACTCCCTCAACTCAGGAAACCGCCACGCGGTGAAGGCAACCAGCGCGACGGTAGCAATGCCACCAATCACCACCGACATTGGCGCGCCAACCGCTGCGGCAAGCAATCCAGCCTCCATGTTCCCAAGCTGTGGACCGCCCATGAAAAAGATCATGTTCACCGAAGTCATCCTGCCACGGATGTGATCGGGGGTGAACAGCTGGCGGATGGAAACACGCAGCACCGTGCTGATGGAATCCCCCACCCCCACCAACCCAAGCATCAGCAACGACAGCCAGAAATCTTGCGAGAACCCATAAATGGCCGTTGCAGCACCATACGCCGCCACCGACCAAAGCAGAACCCACCCCTTCCTCCGTATCTCACCCAGCGACGAGATTGCAACCCCCGCAAGCAGCGAACCCACCGCTTCGGCAGCGTACAGAATCCCTAACTCCTCGGGTCCAACGTGCAACACCTCGCGCGCGAACACCGGCAGCAACGCCGTGGCCGATGAGAAAAACGTGGCGAAGAAATCAAGAAGCATGGTGGAGTAAATCATCCGGGCGCGGCGGACGAACTTCAGCCCTTCGGTCATTGCCGCAATGCTTATCTGGGGGCGCTGGGCGGTGTGCTGCTCCACAACGCGCATCAGCAGCAGCGCGGCAATCACTGCAAGGAAGGTGGCGGCGTTCGCCCAATAGACCCCTTCCACCCCCAGCTGCCCAATCAGCACCCCAGCCAGCGCCGGGCCGATAATCATTCCGGCTTGGAACATGGTGGTGTTCAGGCTGACCGCGTTCGGAAGATGCTCGGGGGGGACAAGGTTGGGGATCAATGCTTGGCGCGCAGGATTGTCGAACGCCGCCGCCGCTGCGGTGATGCCGGTCAGCCCAAGAATGATCCAGGAGTGAGTCCACGGGTCAAGGCTTCCGTTGCCAACCAGCGTCACCACGCCAAGCCCAATCGCTGCGGCCATCATCAGGCTTTGGGTGATGAACATGATGCCCCGGCGATTCCGTGCATCGGCAACAACACCGCCAATCAGCGCAAAAACCACAATGGGAACGAACCGCACCAATCCCACCAACGCCAGCATGGTTTTGGAGCGGGTAAGCGCGTCAATCTGGTAGAAGATTGCCACGTTCTGCATCTGCGACCCGGCAATGGAAACCATCTGCCCCAACCAGAGCAACCGGAAATCGCGATGTGTGAGCGCGGGAAAGCGCCGGAACAGAAAGGAGGAAGGATCGGTTGGCATGATGGATTTAGCGCGTCCGCCCGGCGTAGGTGCAGTTCCCCTGGTGCGAGCACTCGCCGCAGTTGGTGTGCTCGCTTAACGGAACCACGCCAAAACAACGCGGGCAACGGTCGTTCATCGGGTTGATAATTGAGTAGCCACAGGTGGGGCAGTGGCGGGCCTCAAGCTCCAATTTCTGCTCCAACGTCAGCGCGGCATTTCCATTCAGCACCGGAATGGAGATTGGCCCCGGGAGCGGGGTGATCGGTTCTTTTTTTTTGCCGAACATCGTTGCGTTCCTTCGTTGCTGTTGTTAGATCACCACCAACGCCACCAATCCACCAACGCCAAACGCCACAACCCAGCTTCCGGCCCAGATGATAAGGCCT encodes:
- a CDS encoding STAS domain-containing protein, producing the protein MNQFTIATRDNPPVQVVDLNGYLDAHTAPQLEQTLQRLVSDKNYNIIVNFRDLTYISSAGLGVFMAFIEDVRGNQGDIKLAGMSPKVYNVFDLLGFPMLYEIYDDEHQARQQFIERNEAIG
- a CDS encoding ATP-binding protein → MQNKPDHTTICFRQDVPTRTEELHHIRQVVEAEALRFGFDEQTAFQLALAVDEACTNIIKHSYGGDPSQSFEFEISTADDSFVISLTDRGKTFNPKGLPQLDMQRYFEQMRRGGLGVHIIHLVMDDVDYTTATNHSNLLRMIKHLQEE
- a CDS encoding MFS transporter, with amino-acid sequence MPTDPSSFLFRRFPALTHRDFRLLWLGQMVSIAGSQMQNVAIFYQIDALTRSKTMLALVGLVRFVPIVVFALIGGVVADARNRRGIMFITQSLMMAAAIGLGVVTLVGNGSLDPWTHSWIILGLTGITAAAAAFDNPARQALIPNLVPPEHLPNAVSLNTTMFQAGMIIGPALAGVLIGQLGVEGVYWANAATFLAVIAALLLMRVVEQHTAQRPQISIAAMTEGLKFVRRARMIYSTMLLDFFATFFSSATALLPVFAREVLHVGPEELGILYAAEAVGSLLAGVAISSLGEIRRKGWVLLWSVAAYGAATAIYGFSQDFWLSLLMLGLVGVGDSISTVLRVSIRQLFTPDHIRGRMTSVNMIFFMGGPQLGNMEAGLLAAAVGAPMSVVIGGIATVALVAFTAWRFPELREYD